The Helicobacter canis genomic sequence TACTCTCTTACTTAACGCGTGCTTCACTCTTGTTTGATTTGCTTTACTGCTGCTTGGGCTTGGCTTTCTTTACTTGTTTGGCTTTGTTGTTGTTTTTTTGGATTGCCACGCTTTGTCTTGCGCCAAAGCTCGCAATGACGGAGATATTTCGCCTGCGCTTTGCCACGCCACTGCTAGCGCAAGTCTCGCAATGACGGGAAAAAGCGTTTAGGTTAAAAAGTGGATTCTAGGGGATTGGTAGGATTGTGTGCTAGAATCCACTTTCGAAAAACAAAGAACACAAAATACAAAACGAGGATTCTAGGGGTATAAAATATGGAGTTTCTCGCATATCTCACAGAGGGCAATGTCATTGTGTTTTTGCTGCTTTTGCTGCGGTTTAGCGCGATTTTGACATTTTTCCCATTTTTTGACTCTCAGCTTGTGCCTATCTCGGTGCGTGGGGCTATGGCGGTTTTTTTGACCATTGCATTTCTGCCTTTGGCGCATTCAAGCGCGACTATCGCCACTTTGCCTGATTTGCTGCTAGCGGCGTTTATGGAGGTAGCCCTTGGCTTTATGGCATCGCTTGCGCTGCAAATCGTCTTTAACGCGCTGTTTATCGCAGGCGATAGCATAAGCTTCTCTATGGGTATGACTATGGCAAGTGCCTATGATCCATCAAGCGGCAATACCAAGCCCATCATCGTGCAGGTGATTATGCTAAGTGCGCTTGTGCTAGCCCTAATGCTTAATTTTCATCATCTAATTTTGCGCTTTGTGGCTTTCACGCTAGAGATGCTCCCCATAGGGCAAGTAAGCTTCTCGCCAAATCTTGCAAACTACCTTATCCGCGCGTTTGGGAGTATGTTTGCGCTGGGCTTTGCTATGGCGTTTCCGGTGCTTGGGGTGATCTTGCTTGCGGATATTGTCTTTGGTATGATTATGAAGACCCACTCGCAATTTAATCTCTTCTCCTTTGGATTTCCACTCAAAATTGGCATAGCATTTATCGTTGTTATTTTAATCATACCTGGGATTTTGTATCATTTCAAAACAGATTTATATGAAGCGTTTAAGGCGTTAAGCATTGTCTTTTCACGCCATTAGCCTTTGCCATTTACTTACAAGGAAGCACAATGAATCCAAACATAACACTACTACACCACACACCGCTAGAAGTATGCTCACACGCTATACGCACTTGCTGGAGTAGCTTTGATAAAGGTGATTGTGGTGGGGAGAAAGATAGAGAGCTTATCAATCGCGTGGGGAATATATTAAAGCACGCCTCAGTCCTAGAGAGTCTAGTGTATAGCTTTTTCATACAAGGAATATCACGCGCGTGCTTACAAGAGCTAGCCCGCCACCGCATAGCTAGCTACTCTGTAAAGTCTAGTAGATACACACTAGCAGAGCTAAAAAGGGCAGATATATCCACACTAGAGAAAGCAAGCAAGTTTATCAAGCTTACAAGCAATGACAAGGTAAATCAAGCGAGCCACAAGGCATTGCAGAATCTAAAGGAGTTGCTACTAGACTCTAGCACCACAAATGATGTAGCTAAATATGCTATGCCAGAGTGCTATTTAACCGAGCTTACTTGGACTATCAATGCACGAAGCTTGCAAAACTTCCTAACACTACGCACAAGTAAGCACGCATTGTGGGAGATACAAGAGCTATCATTGTGTATATATGAAGCATTGCCACAAGAGCATAAGTATTTGTTTGAGAAGTGCGTGGAGAATAGCAAAGGAGATGGCGATGTATAAAAGCTCTATTATAATCCTAGCGGCAGGGGTTGGCAGCAGGATGAAATCAAATAAGCCCAAAGTGCTGCATAGTATTTGCGGCAAGTCGATGATCGCGCGCATCACTGAAGCGGCATTGCAAGTAAGCGATGATGTGCATATCGTGCTACACCACCAAAAAGAAGCCATAGAAGCGCATTTGCGCGAGTATTTTGGAGAGAATGCTTCTATCACAATCCACACGCAAGATTGCCAAAATTT encodes the following:
- the fliR gene encoding flagellar biosynthetic protein FliR, with the protein product MEFLAYLTEGNVIVFLLLLLRFSAILTFFPFFDSQLVPISVRGAMAVFLTIAFLPLAHSSATIATLPDLLLAAFMEVALGFMASLALQIVFNALFIAGDSISFSMGMTMASAYDPSSGNTKPIIVQVIMLSALVLALMLNFHHLILRFVAFTLEMLPIGQVSFSPNLANYLIRAFGSMFALGFAMAFPVLGVILLADIVFGMIMKTHSQFNLFSFGFPLKIGIAFIVVILIIPGILYHFKTDLYEAFKALSIVFSRH
- the thyX gene encoding FAD-dependent thymidylate synthase: MNPNITLLHHTPLEVCSHAIRTCWSSFDKGDCGGEKDRELINRVGNILKHASVLESLVYSFFIQGISRACLQELARHRIASYSVKSSRYTLAELKRADISTLEKASKFIKLTSNDKVNQASHKALQNLKELLLDSSTTNDVAKYAMPECYLTELTWTINARSLQNFLTLRTSKHALWEIQELSLCIYEALPQEHKYLFEKCVENSKGDGDV